CCCACCCGTTTGAGGCGTAGCAGTTTTCTCAACCGTGCTACACAGTCATGGGAAGTCCAACCAAATTGCTTGTCTAAATTAATAAATCCTTGCATAATCAAATCACAAATTACTCCCTCATCCCTCACTCCCCACTCCCTACTCCCTTTTCAAGCTAGACTAAAAAAAATTATTGAGGAAGCTTGAATGGCAAAGCCAAATGGGGTCAAAAGTGAAACTGTACAGGAATCAACTATAGAGTCAGATATTGAAAATTTACCTGAAGCAGTGGAAGAAACCCAAGATATTGATAATATCTTAAACTCGCTCAAAGCATTACTAAGTACTGTAGAAAAGTTGCAAAAAGTTCGTCAGGAAGTAGGGGATATTAAGCCTTTAATCGGTCGGATGCTTGATGGCGAACTGGTTACGGGTGAAGAACTAGAGCAACTTAAGACTGGTGTCAATGGTCTGTCTCGCTTGGTTCGTGCTTATAGTGACCACCAAGCAGCATTGACTAAAGCGCAACCTGCTAGACAATTACTAGATCAAGTTTTGAAAGAGCGCAAAGCTGATTGAACCTCTGTACGAGTTATAGTGCATAAGCGATTCAACCCCAGATTATACAACTTCATCAAGTCTGGGCAATATGATTCAGTTATTTGTATGGGCGCACAAATGTGCGCTTCTATTCAACTTACCTATTGACAAATAAAGTCATAATGACTACGCTTAAGTTAACAAGCGAGTAAAAGTAAAATTTCGTTAGCTAGGGGTTAGACATTATGTTTTCCAATCGAGAAGGTCAAAGAGTTCCTCAAGTCACCTTTCGGACTCGTCAAGATAATCAATGGGTTAACGTTACTACCGATGATTTATTTGCAGGTAAAACAATCGTAGTCTTTTCTTTACCTGGCGCATTCACACCAACTTGTTCATCGACTCACTTACCTGGTTACAACGAGTTGGCTAAAGTTTTTAAAGAGAACGGTGTCGATGATATTGTCTGTATTTCTGTGAATGATGCTTTTGTGATGAACGAATGGGCAAAAACCCAAGAAGCTGATAACATCACCTTGATTCCCGATGGTAATGGCGAATTTACCGAGGGTATGGGAATGCTAGTAGATAAAGCAGACTTGGGTTTTGGAAAACGCTCATGGCGTTATTCTATGTTGGTGAAAGATGGTGTAGTTGAAAAGATGTTCATTGAGCCGGATGTACCTGGTGATCCTTTTGAGGTATCTGATGCTCAAACCATGCTCAATTACATTAACCCCCAAGCAGCGAAGCCAAAATTAGTTTCTCTGTTTACTAAAGTTGGGTGTCCTTTCTGCGCTCGTGCTAAAGCTGCGTTACAAGAGCATGGGATAGATTACGAGGAAATTACCTTGGGCAGTAGTGGTATTACAACCCGCTCCCTACGCGCTGTTACAGGCGCAACCACAGTTCCGCAAGTATTTATTGATGGTGTATTAATTGGTGGTTCAGAAGCTTTATTAGAATATCTAAGTAAAGTATCACAGGAAAAAGTGGCAGTTTGAAATTAGTGAGCAGTCATTAGATCCTGGATGTTAGTAATAGGTAATTGTGCTTGATGATGACCAATTACCTATTACCTATTACCGAACCGAGCAACCATACTATAGGTAATGCCTCATTCAATCTACTGATTGCGCCAACGACGGGCAAATTCACTGAGTGTAGCGGCGGGAATTTGATTTTGCAACCATTCTAAAGCTGCTTTCTGATGAGGGAAGGAGTCTGGGTCGTAGTTGAGAGCGACATCTACTAAACGAATGGGTGTAGGAACCTTTCGTAAAGCTTCCCAAGTTTTAGCGCCGACAATTCCGTCGGCGGTTAGGGCGTTGTTGCGTTGAAATGTAATAACTGCCGTTTGAGTGTTAGCGCCAAAGACACTATCTAGTGCTACTTTAATACCCTTAGCATTCAGCAATCTTTGCAATTCAGTTACGGCTGCACCGGAGTCGCCTTGACGCAGTATAGGGTCTGTAACTTTAGATGCTTGAGCATTAGCGTTAGTCATGGAAGGATTCCCCTGTATTTGGTGATTTACTACATGAAGCAACTACATAAGTAACCAGATAATTTACGGAATTAAGCGTAAATTATCTCTCTATTTCGTCTTTTATCTTAGTCTCATGCTTTAATAAAGCCTTCCATCTTCATACGTAAATTCTCTAGTTACGCCATCAGGACTAGGCAGTGTTGAAAAATCTGGTACATCAGGAAAAGTACCTACGTCATTGGGGGTGCGATGACCTATGGTCGGGCGTAGCCCATCGCCCACTTCTAAATAAACACCTACGACTGAAGACCGATTGACTAAATGATGCCCATTCGCTTCACCTGCGGGAAATCCAGCCGCCATTCCCGGTGTGAGAATCTGTTCTCCCTCATCTGTAATCAAAGTCAATTCACCTTCTAATATGTAGATGAACTCATCTTGATGAGAGTGCCAGTGTCTTAAAGCAGAATAGCTCCCTGGCTCTAATTTCACCAAATTAACTCCAAAATTCTTCAATCCGGCAAACTTACCTAACCGTTGGCGCGATCGTCCTGCAACCATTGCTTTGAACACATCGGGGTAATTTGTGCCTCTTTCAGTCGGTACTTCTTGGGGATCTATAATCATGAGCTATGTAAGATATTATGATCAGGATTTTGGCTTAATACTTAGCTAACCTAATGTTTAGATAAATAAAAAATTAGGCAGCGTATATTTTATTTACAAACACCTTGTATTTTAACAATGTGTCAGGCATACTTATAACTTAATCACCTGTAAATCGGTCGATAATTAGTATTTAAAACCTGTTGTAGTTAGCATGATTACGTATAGATGACATTTGTAGGTAATTTGTTCTTCCGTAACTGCTAGTTCAACAGACAACTATCAAATCCAAAATGGTATGAACTATGAGCTTAAACAGCCAAGTTATCGATAGACCGACCTCTAAGGATTTGCCGTATGTAGAGGCCAACCTCACTTACCTAGTTCCGATGACGGATAAACCTGTTTACTATACCTACGAACCACCAGCAGGTATTCCCCGTACTAATGGAACTTATGAAACCCACAAGCTACCCATTTATAATGCTCGTTCTATCTCAGAAACTATCACATTAGATAAACAAGGCTTCGCGTTTAGTGAGCATAATACAAGCGTCCGTAACTTTTACGACGAAGATGAGATACGCCAAGTTTATTATCCAGAAGCAGAGCAATTATTAAAACAATTGACTGGTGCAACTAGGGTTGTGATATTCGACCACACCTTGCGTAACGCTGAACTGATGAAGCAAGGTAACAACAATATTAAGGAACCAGCCAAGCGCGTACACAATGACTTTACTGCTAAATCTGGCTATACTCGCGCCCGTAGGGAGTTAGCAGCCAGGGGTATAGATGATAGTGAGATTGAGTCACTATTGCAACAAAGATTTGCCATCATCAACGTATGGCGAGGAATTGCTGACACAATTCAAGAGTCACCACTGGCTCTATGTGATGCACGCAGTATAGCACCACAAGACCTTGTAGCCGGCGACTTAGTTTATCGCGATCGCATTGGTGAAACCTACGCAGTCACATACAATCAGGATCATCAGTGGTATTATTTCCCGCAAATGCGTAGAAACGAAGCAATATTTATCAAGTGTTTCGACTCCGCAGAAAACGGAACTGCACGTTTTGCAGCTCATACAGGCTTTGATGATCCAAATAGTCCTATAGATGCACCAGCTAGAGAAAGTATAGAGTTGCGGACATTTGTTTTTTATTAGATTGAGAAAAGTAAGTAGGTGGACACAATTATTTATAAGACGCATTTCGACTACGCTCAATGCTCGTTAACCTTATTAGAAGAGGGTTAAGCGCAGTCGAAACCCGGCGCTATCAAGTTAAGTTTAATTTAGTCCTTCTACTTACTTGGATGTGCTGAGTGCTGGGTTGGTAGTTCAATTCCCAGTTCTCAGCCTTTTTTATAAGCTTTTTTTAGGGCTATCGCTAACGAATCGCTCACCACTAAACACGCTTTGAAAATTCCTATACTTATCATACTCTCTTGAGAATTAAAGTAGGTGCAACTAGTGAAGTTTCCCAATCTTCTAAAGATTCAGCAAAAGCACCATAGACAAATACTGTATTTAATGCACAAAAACAATGTTATTAAATAAAAATATTTTGACTTTTCCGAAATGGCAGAACTTACTGTTGTATATCTCTTTGTACCTACGAACGGTACATAACACTAAGATGCTAAACCTAAGCAGATTATCTAACTAATGATTCACATCATCCTATTGGGTGAATCTGTCGGGTGAAGCCGAAAAATCTTAATTGCTGATAGTTTAAGTTTATCTGCCAAAAACATCTAAAACCTGCGTTTTTCACAAGTATTTATTTAAAGAAAGATAAATCAAACCTTTGACCGAGCCTTAAACGTTAAAGATTTCATTATGGTTTAAGACAAGTTACAGAGGCTGTCGTTCAGTTTGTCACAGGAGGAGTCGGGTGCTTAACAATATTTCTAAATTTTTACCCTTGCGTCAGTTGAGAATACCCGCTATCGGTCTATTGTTTACCGTTGCGATGGTGGGTGAACAAATCAAGCCTGCGCTGAGTAGTGAAGTTACAGCATTACCTTCTACAACCCTATCGACGTATGGCGAAGTATCTAGTTCCCAGACTCCTCTTTTAGTTAGCTTGAATCAAAAAGCTGAAAAAGAAACTGCGATCGCGCCTAAATTTAAAGTACCAGTCAACGACGGTATTTATCTTTTTGGTCAATCACCAAAACCCAATCAAGTAGGACAAGGCTATGTGCTGTTTCATAAACAGCAAGGTAAGTTAGTAGGCGCATTGTATATGCCTAACTCCGAGTTTAGTTGCTTTCAAGGCACAATCGATAAGTCAGGCGAGTTAGCAATGACCGTTACGGGTACACCCG
Above is a genomic segment from Nostoc sp. MS1 containing:
- a CDS encoding glutathione peroxidase gives rise to the protein MFSNREGQRVPQVTFRTRQDNQWVNVTTDDLFAGKTIVVFSLPGAFTPTCSSTHLPGYNELAKVFKENGVDDIVCISVNDAFVMNEWAKTQEADNITLIPDGNGEFTEGMGMLVDKADLGFGKRSWRYSMLVKDGVVEKMFIEPDVPGDPFEVSDAQTMLNYINPQAAKPKLVSLFTKVGCPFCARAKAALQEHGIDYEEITLGSSGITTRSLRAVTGATTVPQVFIDGVLIGGSEALLEYLSKVSQEKVAV
- a CDS encoding cupin domain-containing protein, which gives rise to MIIDPQEVPTERGTNYPDVFKAMVAGRSRQRLGKFAGLKNFGVNLVKLEPGSYSALRHWHSHQDEFIYILEGELTLITDEGEQILTPGMAAGFPAGEANGHHLVNRSSVVGVYLEVGDGLRPTIGHRTPNDVGTFPDVPDFSTLPSPDGVTREFTYEDGRLY
- a CDS encoding CmcJ/NvfI family oxidoreductase: MSLNSQVIDRPTSKDLPYVEANLTYLVPMTDKPVYYTYEPPAGIPRTNGTYETHKLPIYNARSISETITLDKQGFAFSEHNTSVRNFYDEDEIRQVYYPEAEQLLKQLTGATRVVIFDHTLRNAELMKQGNNNIKEPAKRVHNDFTAKSGYTRARRELAARGIDDSEIESLLQQRFAIINVWRGIADTIQESPLALCDARSIAPQDLVAGDLVYRDRIGETYAVTYNQDHQWYYFPQMRRNEAIFIKCFDSAENGTARFAAHTGFDDPNSPIDAPARESIELRTFVFY
- a CDS encoding peptidoglycan-binding domain-containing protein, with translation MTNANAQASKVTDPILRQGDSGAAVTELQRLLNAKGIKVALDSVFGANTQTAVITFQRNNALTADGIVGAKTWEALRKVPTPIRLVDVALNYDPDSFPHQKAALEWLQNQIPAATLSEFARRWRNQ